A single region of the Glycine max cultivar Williams 82 chromosome 20, Glycine_max_v4.0, whole genome shotgun sequence genome encodes:
- the LOC100793565 gene encoding cyclin-dependent kinase C-2 isoform X1 yields the protein MAMAAPGQLNVNESPSWGSRSVDCFEKLEQIGEGTYGQVYMAREIKTGEIVALKKIRMDNEREGFPITAIREIKILKKLHHENVINLKEIVTSPGPEKDEQGRPDGNKYKGGIYMVFEYMDHDLTGLADRPGMRFTVPQIKCYMRQLLTGLHYCHVNQVLHRDIKGSNLLIDNEGNLKLADFGLARSFSNEHNANLTNRVITLWYRPPELLLGTTRYGPAVDMWSVGCIFAELLHGKPIFPGKDEPEQLNKIFELCGAPDEVNWPGVSKTPWYNQFKPTRPMKRRLREVFRHFDRHALELLEKMLTLDLAQRITAKDALDAEYFWTDPLPCDPKSLPKYESSHEFQTKKKRQQQRQNEENAKRLKMQHPQQHTRLPPIQQAGQQHPQMRQGPNHPIHGSQPAVAAGPSHHYGKPRGPSGGPGRYPSGGNSGGGYNHPNRAGQGGGSGYGSGPYPPQGRGAPYGSSGMPGGPSGGPRGGGGSGYGVGAPNYPQGAPYGGSAAGRGSNMMGGNRNQQYGWQQ from the exons ATGGCTATGGCAGCCCCCGGGCAACTCAACGTGAACGAGTCACCTTCGTGGGGTTCCAGAAGCGTCGATTGCTTTGAGAAGTTGGAGCAAATTGGCGAGGGCACATATGg TCAGGTTTATATGGCTAGAGAGATTAAAACTGGAGAAATTGTTGCTCTGAAGAAAATACGAATGGACAATGAGAGAGAAGGG TTTCCTATAACTGCTATACGTGAAATCAAAATTCTGAAGAAATTGCACCATGAAAATGTAATCAACTTGAAAGAAATTGTGACTTCTCCAG gCCCTGAGAAAGATGAACAAGGGAGGCCAG ATGGTAACAAATATAAAGGTGGCATCTATATGGTCTTTGAATACATGGACCATGATTTGACAGGTCTTGCTGACCGACCTGGGATGAGATTCACAGTTCCCCAAATTAAG TGTTACATGAGACAGCTTCTGACTGGGCTACATTACTGTCACGTAAATCAAGTACTTCACCGTGATATCAAAG GTTCGAATCTTCTCATAGACAATGAAGGTAATCTGAAGCTTGCTGATTTTGGACTGGCACGGTCATTTTCTAACGAGCACAATGCAAATCTTACAAATCGTGTCATCACATTATGGTACAG ACCCCCTGAGCTGCTGCTTGGGACAACAAGGTATGGGCCAGCTGTAGATATGTGGTCTGTAGGGTGCATTTTTGCAGAGCTTCTTCATGGGAAGCCTATCTTTCCTGGAAAAGATGAG CCAGAacaattaaataagatttttgaGCTGTGTGGAGCACCAGATGAGGTGAACTGGCCCGGTGTTTCTAAGACTCCTTGGTATAATCAATTTAAGCCTACAAGACCAATGAAAAGACGTCTCCGGGAAGTTTTCAGACA TTTTGATCGTCATGCCCtggaattgttggagaagatGCTGACTCTTGATCTCGCTCAG AGAATTACTGCCAAGGATGCACTTGATGCTGAGTATTTCTGGACGGATCCATTACCATGTGATCCTAAGAG TTTACCCAAATACGAGTCATCGCATGAGTTTCAGACCAAGAAAAAACGTCAGCAGCAAcgacaaaatgaagaaaatgccAAGCGTCTTAAAATGCAGCATCCTCAGCAGCATACACGTTTGCCCCCCATTCAGCAGGCTGGGCAACAACACCCCCAAATGCGGCAAGGTCCTAACCACCCTATTCATGGGTCTCAACCAGCAGTTGCTGCAGGACCTAGCCATCATTATGGAAAGCCTCGAGGTCCTTCTGGTGGGCCAGGAAGATATCCTTCTGGTGGGAACTCTGGTGGGGGATACAATCACCCGAATCGTGCAGGTCAAGGAGGAGGAAGTGGTTATGGAAGTGGGCCATATCCTCCTCAAGGGCGGGGTGCACCTTATGGGTCAAGTGGTATGCCCGGTGGGCCCAGTGGTGGTCCTCGTGGTGGGGGTGGAAGCGGCTATGGAGTTGGAGCTCCAAATTATCCTCAAGGTGCTCCTTATGGTGGATCGGCAGCTGGGCGTGGATCAAACATGATGGGTGGTAACCGCAACCAACAGTATGGTTGGCAGCAGTAA
- the LOC100793565 gene encoding cyclin-dependent kinase C-2 isoform X2: protein MAREIKTGEIVALKKIRMDNEREGFPITAIREIKILKKLHHENVINLKEIVTSPGPEKDEQGRPDGNKYKGGIYMVFEYMDHDLTGLADRPGMRFTVPQIKCYMRQLLTGLHYCHVNQVLHRDIKGSNLLIDNEGNLKLADFGLARSFSNEHNANLTNRVITLWYRPPELLLGTTRYGPAVDMWSVGCIFAELLHGKPIFPGKDEPEQLNKIFELCGAPDEVNWPGVSKTPWYNQFKPTRPMKRRLREVFRHFDRHALELLEKMLTLDLAQRITAKDALDAEYFWTDPLPCDPKSLPKYESSHEFQTKKKRQQQRQNEENAKRLKMQHPQQHTRLPPIQQAGQQHPQMRQGPNHPIHGSQPAVAAGPSHHYGKPRGPSGGPGRYPSGGNSGGGYNHPNRAGQGGGSGYGSGPYPPQGRGAPYGSSGMPGGPSGGPRGGGGSGYGVGAPNYPQGAPYGGSAAGRGSNMMGGNRNQQYGWQQ, encoded by the exons ATGGCTAGAGAGATTAAAACTGGAGAAATTGTTGCTCTGAAGAAAATACGAATGGACAATGAGAGAGAAGGG TTTCCTATAACTGCTATACGTGAAATCAAAATTCTGAAGAAATTGCACCATGAAAATGTAATCAACTTGAAAGAAATTGTGACTTCTCCAG gCCCTGAGAAAGATGAACAAGGGAGGCCAG ATGGTAACAAATATAAAGGTGGCATCTATATGGTCTTTGAATACATGGACCATGATTTGACAGGTCTTGCTGACCGACCTGGGATGAGATTCACAGTTCCCCAAATTAAG TGTTACATGAGACAGCTTCTGACTGGGCTACATTACTGTCACGTAAATCAAGTACTTCACCGTGATATCAAAG GTTCGAATCTTCTCATAGACAATGAAGGTAATCTGAAGCTTGCTGATTTTGGACTGGCACGGTCATTTTCTAACGAGCACAATGCAAATCTTACAAATCGTGTCATCACATTATGGTACAG ACCCCCTGAGCTGCTGCTTGGGACAACAAGGTATGGGCCAGCTGTAGATATGTGGTCTGTAGGGTGCATTTTTGCAGAGCTTCTTCATGGGAAGCCTATCTTTCCTGGAAAAGATGAG CCAGAacaattaaataagatttttgaGCTGTGTGGAGCACCAGATGAGGTGAACTGGCCCGGTGTTTCTAAGACTCCTTGGTATAATCAATTTAAGCCTACAAGACCAATGAAAAGACGTCTCCGGGAAGTTTTCAGACA TTTTGATCGTCATGCCCtggaattgttggagaagatGCTGACTCTTGATCTCGCTCAG AGAATTACTGCCAAGGATGCACTTGATGCTGAGTATTTCTGGACGGATCCATTACCATGTGATCCTAAGAG TTTACCCAAATACGAGTCATCGCATGAGTTTCAGACCAAGAAAAAACGTCAGCAGCAAcgacaaaatgaagaaaatgccAAGCGTCTTAAAATGCAGCATCCTCAGCAGCATACACGTTTGCCCCCCATTCAGCAGGCTGGGCAACAACACCCCCAAATGCGGCAAGGTCCTAACCACCCTATTCATGGGTCTCAACCAGCAGTTGCTGCAGGACCTAGCCATCATTATGGAAAGCCTCGAGGTCCTTCTGGTGGGCCAGGAAGATATCCTTCTGGTGGGAACTCTGGTGGGGGATACAATCACCCGAATCGTGCAGGTCAAGGAGGAGGAAGTGGTTATGGAAGTGGGCCATATCCTCCTCAAGGGCGGGGTGCACCTTATGGGTCAAGTGGTATGCCCGGTGGGCCCAGTGGTGGTCCTCGTGGTGGGGGTGGAAGCGGCTATGGAGTTGGAGCTCCAAATTATCCTCAAGGTGCTCCTTATGGTGGATCGGCAGCTGGGCGTGGATCAAACATGATGGGTGGTAACCGCAACCAACAGTATGGTTGGCAGCAGTAA